In Phreatobacter aquaticus, a single genomic region encodes these proteins:
- a CDS encoding alpha/beta fold hydrolase, which yields MARPSAIDIGQGRPLVFLHGWSMDGSLFAGQHALSRQGLRVIIPDLRGHEPGATREETITIADLADDVAALLAEKQLDRAVLIGWSMGATVMFDHARRHGTAGLAGLVSIDMTAMVPNAPDWQLGLSNGQTLAETLAAAERMGPNWTAYAPKIAEALFAPGHDLASEAYRHAARICAAKDGATMAGLWRSLVSADHRATVASLAVPILSIAGAESRLYRPDVGRWIADHAPHGRSIAIPKAGHAPHVEQAEAFNAALMGFAARL from the coding sequence ATGGCGCGCCCGTCCGCCATCGATATCGGCCAGGGCCGGCCGCTGGTCTTCCTGCATGGCTGGTCCATGGATGGCAGCCTGTTTGCCGGCCAGCATGCCCTGAGCCGGCAAGGCCTTCGGGTGATCATCCCGGACCTCCGCGGCCACGAACCGGGCGCAACGCGCGAGGAAACGATCACCATCGCCGACCTCGCCGATGATGTCGCTGCCCTGCTGGCGGAAAAGCAGCTCGACCGCGCCGTGCTGATCGGCTGGTCGATGGGCGCGACAGTCATGTTCGACCATGCCCGTCGCCACGGCACGGCGGGACTGGCCGGTCTCGTCTCGATCGACATGACCGCCATGGTGCCGAATGCGCCGGATTGGCAGCTCGGCCTGTCGAACGGCCAGACGCTCGCCGAGACATTGGCCGCAGCCGAGCGCATGGGTCCCAACTGGACGGCCTATGCGCCAAAGATCGCCGAAGCCCTGTTCGCGCCGGGCCACGATCTGGCAAGCGAGGCGTATCGCCACGCCGCCCGCATCTGCGCCGCCAAGGACGGCGCCACCATGGCCGGCCTCTGGCGCTCGCTGGTCAGCGCCGACCACCGCGCGACAGTCGCGAGCCTGGCCGTGCCGATCCTCTCCATCGCGGGGGCCGAGAGCCGGCTCTACCGCCCCGATGTCGGCCGCTGGATCGCCGACCACGCGCCACATGGCCGGTCCATCGCCATTCCGAAGGCCGGTCACGCGCCGCATGTCGAGCAGGCAGAGGCCTTCAACGCAGCGCTGATGGGGTTTGCTGCGAGGCTTTAG